The DNA region ATCCGGACTGTTTAGCACCAATGTTTCCCACTGTGGATAAGATACCAAGGGCAATGACAGAAGAAAGTGTTTACTTCTTATTTTCCACCTCTCGTTCTTGTGTGTCCGTTTCGATTGAGTGTCTCAATACCGAAACTAAGTTAATTAGAAATACCAACTAGATCAAAGGGAACTATTCCAAGTAAGAGAGTAGATGAACTGCGAGACGCACGGGGAAATACGAGTGGCCAAAGCTTGATTACTTTCTGTTTCTCGTATGATCAGTTACTACGTTTATAGGAGCTTTCTAGACCAACCGCAGAATACAGGGAGTCAAAACTGAAGCAGTGCAGGGTCAAATTCGACACTATCGAATATTTCTCTGGGGACTACTGATGACTACAATTAAAAGCTTGCCATCAGAAAAGTTACCATAATTGTATCTCTATCAGAAAAAGGCAGTGTAAATCCATACTACTCAGTGCCTGAGGTGAATGATTTACTTAACCTTTTTCACAGATGTATGGCTGTTTTTTGGAGCAGCTATTGTCGTTCCACCAGCCGTGAAATGAACCATAGTCTGTCATCTCACCGCAGTCCTCAGGACCCGAAATGTTCGGTTGACTAATCCAGTTCAGATAAGCTAGCTCCTCGCCTTTCGACCAGCGGAAATTTTTAGAACTTTGATCTTTCACCAGGCCGATCCAGAACGTTTTGTTGACTGCCATGCGTCGGTACACGAACTGCTGCTCTCCATCAGAGTTTATGCTGAGCAGATCCCCTCCGTTTTCCTGGCAAGCGGCTCTTGCGTAAAACCAAGACAGTTTCGTGTTATAAGCTCGATAGCATGAGCCGTTGAAGTAGAACCAGTCTTTAGCACAAGTCCAACCTATTCAAAAGGATCGTGAGCTTGAGTTGGAggtataatttccttttttattttcgaaCCAGTCTTACAGCTTTGTTAAGCAAAACCGATGCAATCTTCGACTCTATGTTTGACACACAATTGTAGGTAGCCATATTGCAAGGATGATTGCAATTTATCTCAGGTGAATTTCGCTGTGTTGCATTTGTGATGGGTTTGTGGTTCGGGGTTGAATTATGAGCGAAATTGAAATTGAGCGAAACCATCAAAACATTTATTGTGTTTCTTCCTCTATTGTTGATGACAAGGTTGTTGCCATGTTTTCTGAACATATGAACTCTTATGCTTCAAATTCTAAGTACAGTATCGAAATCATTCAGTGCCTCGGATTCTCTTAAAAATGAACCGGGAAAgcaaattttaatgattataGTTTCAGAATACGCCGGAAAGCTTCCTATACGATTGATTTCCACTATGACTTAATATACCGAAGGAAATAAATCGCGCAGAATGGAGAAATAAGAAGGAGTGTTGATCGATTTGTCACTTAATTTGTACATACGCAATCGCTGGTTGTCATTCTACGAAAATGCTAATTAGATTCGCAGCCTTGTTACTTaggataaagttttttttttattacattttatgaCGCGGAAGTTTTCTTTATgtgaataataatattttttttatctgaataTGTCCTagagaatatttttaaaagagtAACTCTAGCCGTAGATTTTACTATCTCTATTTATGAACGCAGAATAAACTGATTAGACTTCGACAGTGTCTTCGGATTTGCATTCAGACCAAACgaaaaatgtaataaattaaaCTGTTACTGTTGTATTAGGATTTCAGTACTTCTCCAGTACAATAAATACAGTTAAAAGCGGATAAAAACTTTGCAGTTATTTTAAAAGGCCATCGTTGCTGCATTAGCCTTGCGCGTTGAATCGGGCTGAATGACGATAAAAATATCGAATAAAACCATATTTGTTCAATCTTACCTTCTGGTAAAACCTCGTCAAACCCTTCTGAAGACAGATAGAGCTATTCAGGAGAGCAGATATCAAAAATGGTCGGATTAAATTTGGTCGAATTGAAGCATATccagaaatttcaatttctcagCACTTACCGCGACcacacaaagaaataaatttatcattattGGGTCTCTACCACTTTTCCCTTTTCGCACTATGTGGCACAGCCATCTCCCTCGTTTaaacaatatttctttttatctgcaTGCAGATACTGCTCTCTAAAGGTGTTTTATAACTAAGTGATCTGTATATTGCTGATGGTTTTACACGGACCGCTTCCCTATTAAGTGTACACAGCTTTACATTGGAACATCGATTTTTGACAGGTCGTCAGCCTTGTTGATACAAATATTCtcttttaaagaagaattttaaGGCAGTCGATTCTATGGTGGCATTGTGTTTTCTTTATTGTGTAAACATTGTTACTAGATCCTTCCTCGTATCAAAGAATGATGTCTAGAGTTTCGATAGTTCAATATCTTTGTCTCAGACTAAGGACACCCGCCGGCCCATGGCTAACTTTTAGTGGAGCTATACAGATtctaaattctttttttttcaaagggttATATCTTGTAGCTGAGCAatccaaagaaaaaattcaaattccgAAAAAGTCCAAAACAAACACACCTAAAGAATACATTAAAGATGTAGATCTGCATTacacaccaatttttttttttcggtgacaTACACTTTGGACTATTATTTCCTCCTTTGCCTTCAATGAGCTAACAAGGAAATGAGCGTGGGAATCAGTTCATATGAAACTTAAATTGTAGACTTAACTCATTGATCATGTGTAGTCAAGAAATATGAAACTTAATTAAATGTGTTGGAAATTATTTCTCTGATTATTGATTGTAAAATGTATAGTAGACGCGTATATCTGAGCAACATTGCGCTCGTTTGTAAATAGCAACGAAGAGTCTTCGATTTCCCTGAgttgaagacaaaaaaaggagTAAACCGAGTTTTAAACTAGTTTCTTATATCATTGGTTGCTGGTGCAAGGTTATGGACAGTGAACTATCATCAACTCAGACAGGTGCGCACGATATCAGTGATGATCCCCCCTCATCTGCAATAAGACTAAAATGGGACCCACGTGTCAGTAATGGAGAGGCATCAGGAAAAGCAGGTGCGAATGGCATACAGACAGAGATTTATCTGGTTAAAATTCTCTTTCGCAAAGTTGACCAGATGAAGTTAGAAGAATGGGGCATTGTAGAGTTGGAAAAGCGTTGCTGTTCGATAAGGGA from Pocillopora verrucosa isolate sample1 chromosome 1, ASM3666991v2, whole genome shotgun sequence includes:
- the LOC131784111 gene encoding snaclec coagulation factor IX/factor X-binding protein subunit A-like, whose product is MINLFLCVVALYLSSEGFDEVLPEGWTCAKDWFYFNGSCYRAYNTKLSWFYARAACQENGGDLLSINSDGEQQFVYRRMAVNKTFWIGLVKDQSSKNFRWSKGEELAYLNWISQPNISGPEDCGEMTDYGSFHGWWNDNSCSKKQPYICEKDAASGRYFKRSPNTQLTKHVIHQLVAQSDIECLLWCRRYQNCTSVNYRPGKRHQRAFVR